One stretch of Macrotis lagotis isolate mMagLag1 chromosome 7, bilby.v1.9.chrom.fasta, whole genome shotgun sequence DNA includes these proteins:
- the TRDMT1 gene encoding tRNA (cytosine(38)-C(5))-methyltransferase isoform X3 — MEPLRVLELYSGIGGMHQALKDSCVSAEVVAAIDVNTIANEVYRHNFPHTQLWAKTIEGISLQEFNQLSFNMILMSPPCQPFTRIGLQGDVSDPRTKSFLHVLHVLPRLQKLPKYILLENVKGFEVSSTRDLFVQTLENCGFKYQEFLLSPTSLGIPNSRLRYFLIAKLQSEPLSFQIPGQVLVEFPTVEAANSQGPTVTVDVRKNSEERKIEPNPPSDDNTQCSGKETFLFKLETAEERKRKLQQDSDFSVQMLKGFLENDDDMSQYFLPPKALLRYALLLDIVQPTCRRSTCFTKGYGSYVEGTGSVLQTAEDIQIENVYTSLETLSEEEKLMKLSMLKLRYFTPREIANLHGFPPEFGFPEKITVKQCYRLLGNSLNVHVVSKLIKILLG, encoded by the exons ATGGAGCCGCTGCGGGTGTTGGAGCTGTACAGCGGCATTGGGGGGATGCACCAGGCGCTGAAAG ACAGCTGTGTTTCTGCAGAAGTGGTGGCTGCTATTGATGTAAACACTATTGCAAATGAAGTGTACAGACATAACTTTCCTCATACACAATTATGGGCCAAAACTATTGAG GGAATTTCACTACAGGAATTTAATCAGCTATCCTTCAATATGATTTTAATGAGTCCTCCATGTCAGCCGTTCACAAG aatTGGCCTTCAGGGAGATGTTTCTGATCCGAGGACAAAGAGTTTCCTGCACGTGCTACATGTTCTTCCACG GCTGCAAAAATTGCCAAAGTATATCCTTTTAGAAAATGTTAAAGGATTTGAAGTGTCTTCTACCAG agaccTTTTTGTTCAAACGCTAGAAAATTGTGGCTTTAAATACCAAGAATTTCTGTTATCTCCAACATCT CTTGGCATTCCAAATTCTAGACTACGTTACTTTCTTATTGCAAAACTTCAATCAGAACCATTATCTTTTCAAATTCCTGGTCAG GTATTGGTTGAATTTCCCACAGTTGAAGCTGCAAATTCGCAAGGGCCCACAGTTACTGTAGATGTGAGGAAAAACAGTGAAGAGAGGAAAATAGAACCAAACCCTCCCTCTGATGACAACACCCAGTGTTCTGGGAAAGAGACATTCCTCTTCAAACTGGAAACTGccgaagaaagaaagagaaagcttCAACAGGACAGTGATTTCTCTGTTCAGATGTTAAAAGGTTTTCTTGAGAATGACGATGATATGAGTCAGTACTTTTTGCCCCCAAAGGCCTTGTTACGCTATGCTCTTCTATTAGACATTGTTCAGCCCACTTGCAGGCGATCAACCTGCTTTACAAAAGG ataTGGAAGCTATGTAGAAGGGACTGGATCTGTCTTGCAAACTGCTGAGGATATACAG ATTGAAAATGTGTACACATCTCTTGAAACATTGTCAGAAGAAGAGAAGCTTATGAAGTTGTCAATGCTTAAACTACGATATTTTACTCCCAGAGAGATAGCAAATCTTCATGGATTTCCTCCAGAGTTTG gattTCCCGAGAAGATAACAGTGAAACAATGTTACCGCCTACTTGGGAATAGTCTTAATGTACATGTAGTGTCTAAACTCATCAAAATATTACTTGGATAG